A single genomic interval of Scatophagus argus isolate fScaArg1 chromosome 22, fScaArg1.pri, whole genome shotgun sequence harbors:
- the LOC124053554 gene encoding tetraspanin-9 has protein sequence MARGCICCVKYMLFLFNLLFWLGGCGLLGVGVWLSVSQGNFATLSPSFPSLSAANLIITLGTIVMVTGFLGCLGAIKENKCLLLSFFIVLLIILLAELILLILFFVYTDKVSENARRDLKEGLVLYSTDNNAGLRDAWNTIQGEWRCCGVTNHNDWYAALHDNTVPDRCCQQFYQGCGRNASNAFWTQGCYKKVEEWLDDNKHLLGTIAMCVLVIQLLGMAFSMTLYQQIHRAGKKYEA, from the exons ATGGCTCGGGGTTGCATCTGCTGTGTTAAATACATGCTCTTCCTCTTCAACCTGCTCTTCTGG ctgggTGGGTGTGGATTGTTGGGCGTCGGCGTGTGGCTGTCGGTGTCTCAGGGCAACTTCGCCACCCTTTCGCCCTCCTTCCCGTCGCTCTCCGCCGCCAATCTCATCATCACCCTCGGCACCATCGTCATGGTGACGGGCTTCCTGGGTTGCCTGGGTGCCATCAAGGAGAACAAGTGCCTGCTGTTGAGT TTTTTCATCGTCCTGTTGATCATCCTCCTGGCCGAACTTATCCTCCTCATCCTGTTCTTCGTCTACACCGATAAG GTGAGCGAAAATGCCAGACGGGACCTGAAAGAAGGCCTGGTGCTGTACAGCACGGACAACAACGCCGGGCTGAGGGATGCGTGGAACACCATACAGGGGGAG TGGCGATGCTGTGGCGTGACGAACCACAATGACTGGTACGCCGCCCTGCATGACAACACGGTTCCTGACCGCTGCTGCCAGCAGTTTTACCAGGGCTGTGGACGCAACGCATCCAATGCCTTCTGGAcgcag ggttgTTACAAGAAGGTAGAGGAGTGGCTGGATGACAACAAACACCTTCTGGGAACCATCgccatgtgtgtgttggtcatACAG CTCCTCGGTATGGCTTTCTCTATGACGCTTTACCAACAGATCCACCGAGCGGGGAAGAAGTACGAAGCCTGA